A stretch of Gemmatimonadota bacterium DNA encodes these proteins:
- the panB gene encoding 3-methyl-2-oxobutanoate hydroxymethyltransferase, producing MGSRIQPETLSLMKQRGEPIAMLTCYDHPTAVFQDAAGVDVIFVGDSVGVNVLGYKSPQQVTMDDMLHHTRAVRRGVVSALLMADLPYRAYETPEQALENARQLVSAGTEVVKLEGGRNITTQVEALVAEGIPVVGHVGYTPQTRTGKRPVFGDRAEEALDVLKDADALASAGALAVVLECVPERIAEVVTKRMSMPTIGIGAGRVCDGQVLVAHDMLGVYKSHYRFVKTYTDLKSVMHRAFAEYVADIKAHRFPEDRHRFKIKSAELRRFRARIDE from the coding sequence ATGGGATCGCGGATACAACCAGAAACCCTCTCGCTGATGAAACAACGAGGCGAACCCATTGCGATGTTGACCTGTTACGATCATCCAACGGCTGTTTTTCAGGATGCTGCGGGTGTCGATGTCATCTTTGTGGGAGACTCGGTTGGCGTCAATGTGTTGGGGTATAAAAGCCCTCAGCAGGTGACAATGGATGATATGCTCCACCACACGCGCGCGGTGCGGCGCGGAGTAGTGAGTGCCCTGTTGATGGCAGATTTGCCCTATCGAGCTTACGAAACGCCAGAGCAAGCATTAGAAAATGCGCGACAATTGGTTTCTGCTGGCACCGAAGTGGTTAAACTCGAAGGAGGGCGCAATATAACGACCCAGGTCGAGGCACTCGTCGCCGAGGGCATTCCCGTGGTTGGGCATGTGGGCTACACGCCCCAAACGCGCACGGGTAAGCGTCCCGTGTTTGGAGACCGCGCCGAAGAAGCACTCGACGTCTTAAAAGATGCCGATGCACTGGCCTCTGCCGGTGCCCTTGCCGTAGTTTTAGAATGTGTGCCCGAGCGCATTGCCGAAGTCGTGACCAAACGGATGTCCATGCCAACCATCGGAATTGGTGCCGGACGCGTATGTGATGGACAGGTGCTGGTTGCACACGATATGCTGGGCGTTTACAAAAGCCATTATCGGTTTGTCAAAACATACACAGATCTCAAAAGTGTAATGCATCGAGCATTTGCAGAATATGTCGCAGATATCAAGGCACACCGATTCCCAGAAGACAGACACCGTTTTAAGATAAAGAGCGCAGAATTGCGTCGATTTAGAGCGCGAATAGACGAATAG